A window from Centropristis striata isolate RG_2023a ecotype Rhode Island chromosome 4, C.striata_1.0, whole genome shotgun sequence encodes these proteins:
- the LOC131969659 gene encoding vomeronasal type-2 receptor 1 yields the protein MEIGHFLLGLCALFYSYTSVSAESTCKLKAKFNLNSYKDVEKKQVVIGGMFPVHKRIASSDGNTSRVPVSSGCEGFNFRTFRWTQTMLFAINEINQRDDLLPNTDLGYVIYDSCFTISKAVEGTLTYLTGQDEAVPNYRCGTGAPLAALVGAGGSDLSIATARILGLYHFPQVSYFSTCSALESKFQFPTFLRTIPNDKHQSTAIAKLVLHFGWTWVGTIAADDDYGKYGIKDFKEQVEEAGVCISFSETLPKVHSPEDIQRIVQTVVEATAKIIVVFSSDVDLSPLILELLQHNVTNRTWIASEAWVTSALINQPGVSPLLGGTLGFGVKRADIPGLQRHLLDIDPYDDPLTEEFWETLFNCTLRPRSARGVADGLCTGSESLAQLRNTYSDVSQLRITYSVYKAVYAVAHALHNLEHCVDGQGPFIGIGCADISSFEPWQLMYYLKNVRFNVPHTDEEIYFDDGDVEGIYDIINWQVSSNGEISYVTVGHYNGSAAPEDRMTIMNESILWNNEMLEPPRSVCSENCQPGTRKGIRQGEPVCCFDCIPCADGEISNSTNARACILCSYEDWSNDAHDTCVPKIIEFLAFGEPLGITLIVISAFGALVTIAVGVVFVANIGTPLVKANDALLSFSLLFALVVTFLCSIVFLGEPQHWSCMTSQVALALGFALCLSSIMGKAAVLMMRAQALKAARNRAKAAAKAAKAAAEAAANSGNPDVIVTNTINNNEASACANPEVDSLTFGHQRAIAAVATLIQAIACTVWLIILPPHPVENTSAQNIKIILECDEGSVVFICCIFAYDILLALLAFVFAFIARKLEDHFSEAKCVTFGMLVFFIVWISFVPAYLSTRGKFMVAVQIFAILASSFGLLTCIFLPKCYVLLVKPERNVEEMMRPRAKPRDGTSTGTSASLATAGTEVTATIASTSMND from the exons ATGGAAATCGGCCACTTTTTGCTTGGATTATGTGCCCTTTTTTACTCTTACACGTCTGTTTCAGCAGAGTCAACTTGCAAGCTGAAGGCCAAGTTTAACCTGAACAGCTATAAGGATGTAGAGAAGAAGCAGGTGGTTATTGGGGGAATGTTTCCTGTTCACAAGCGTATTGCTTCCAGTGATGGCAACACTTCGAGGGTGCCTGTGTCCTCGGGGTGTGAGGG GTTTAACTTCCGCACCTTCCGCTGGACCCAGACCATGCTGTTTGCCATCAATGAGATCAACCAGAGAGACGACCTGCTGCCCAACACCGACCTGGGCTACGTCATCTACGACTCCTGCTTCACCATCTCCAAAGCCGTGGAGGGCACCCTCACGTACCTGACAGGCCAAGACGAGGCCGTACCCAACTACCGCTGTGGGACGGGGGCCCCTCTCGCAGCTCTGGTGGGTGCTGGGGGCTCCGACCTGTCCATTGCTACGGCGAGGATACTTGGACTGTATCACTTCCCACAG GTCAGCTATTTTTCCACCTGCTCCGCCCTGGAAAGTAAGTTCCAGTTCCCCACCTTCCTCAGGACTATCCCCAATGACAAGCACCAGTCTACAGCTATTGCCAAACTGGTGCTACACTTCGGCTGGACTTGGGTGGGCACCATAGCTGCTGATGATGATTATGGCAAGTATGGCATCAAAGACTTCAAGGAGCAGGTGGAGGAAGCTGGTGTGTGCATCTCCTTCTCTGAGACGCTGCCCAAG GTTCATTCCCCTGAGGACATCCAGCGTATTGTTCAAACTGTAGTTGAGGCCACGGCCAAGATCATCGTGGTTTTCTCGTCAGACGTGGACCTCAGTCCTCTCATCCTCGAGCTGCTCCAGCACAATGTGACCAACCGCACCTGGATCGCCAGCGAAGCCTGGGTCACCTCTGCTCTCATCAACCAGCCTGGG GTGAGCCCACTGCTAGGTGGCACCCTGGGCTTTGGGGTGAAAAGAGCTGACATCCCAGGTCTTCAGCGCCATCTACTGGATATAGACCCCTATGATGACCCACTCACTGAGGAATTCTGGGAGACG TTGTTTAACTGCACATTACGGCCCAGGTCAGCGAGGGGGGTTGCTGATGGGCTGTGTACAGGCTCTGAGTCTCTGGCACAACTCAGAAACACCTACTCTGATGTTTCCCAGTTACGGATCACTTACAG TGTGTACAAAGCTGTGTACGCTGTGGCCCATGCCTTGCACAACCTGGAGCACTGTGTAGATGGACAGGGGCCATTTATTGGGATCGGCTGTGCTGACATCAGCAGCTTTGAGCCATGGCAG CTTATGTACTACCTGAAGAATGTGCGCTTTAACGTGCCGCACACGGACGAAGAGATCTACTTTGATGATGGGGATGTAGAAGGCATCTATGACATCATTAACTGGCAGGTCAGCAGTAACGGCGAGATATCCTACGTCACTGTGGGACACTATAATGGCTCGGCAGCCCCAGAGGACAGGATGACCATCATGAATGAATCCATTTTGTGGAACAATGAAATGTTGGAG CCTCCTCGGTCAGTGTGCAGTGAGAACTGTCAGCCAGGCACCAGGAAGGGAATCCGGCAGGGAGAGCCAGTCTGCTGCTTCGACTGTATCCCGTGTGCTGATGGAGAGATCAGCAACTCGACCA ATGCTCGTGCATGTATCCTGTGCAGTTATGAAGATTGGTCCAATGATGCCCATGACACCTGTGTGCCAAAAATCATCGAGTTCCTGGCTTTTGGAGAGCCGCTGGGGATCACTCTCATCGTCATCTCAGCCTTCGGGGCTCTGGTGACCATTGCTGTCGGG GTGGTGTTTGTTGCAAACATTGGCACCCCTCTGGTGAAAGCCAACGATGCTCTGTTGAGTTTCTCGCTGCTCTTCGCGCTGGTGGTGACCTTCCTCTGCTCCATCGTCTTTCTCGGAGAGCCTCAGCACTGGAGCTGCATGACCAGCCAAGTAGCCCTGGCCCTGGGCTttgctctctgcctctcctctaTCATGG GTAAGGCAGCAGTGTTGATGATGAGAGCTCAGGCTCTGAAGGCGGCCCGAAACCGAGCCAAGGCAGCTGCCAAGGCTGCAAAGGCTGCAGCTGAAGCAGCAGCCAACAGCGGCAACCCTGATGTCATTGTAACCAACACCATCAACAACAATGAGGCCAGTGCCTGTGCTAACCCTGAAGTTGACAGTCTCACTTTTGGGCACCAGAGGGCGATAGCGGCTGTGGCAACGTTAATACAG GCAATAGCATGCACAGTGTGGCTCATCATCCTCCCTCCCCACCCGGTGGAGAACACCTCTGCCCagaatataaagatcattctcgaGTGTGATGAAGGCTCTGTGGTCTTCATCTGTTGTATCTTCGCCTATGACATCCTGCTGGCTCTGCTGGCCTTCGTCTTTGCTTTTATAGCCCGCAAACTGGAGGACCACTTCAG CGAGGCAAAGTGTGTGACCTTCGGCATGCTCGTCTTCTTCATCGTGTGGATCTCCTTCGTCCCGGCGTACCTCAGCACGCGTGGCAAGTTCATGGTTGCTGTCCAGATATTTGCCATCTTGGCTTCCAGCTTCGGCCTGCTGACCTGCATCTTCCTGCCCAAGTGTTACGTTCTTTTGGTCAAACCTGAACGCAACGTAGAGGAGATGATGAGGCCCCGCGCCAAACCACGTGACGGGACCTCGACCGGGACGTCGGCCTCACTCGCTACAGCTGGTACTGAGGTTACTGCTACGATTGCATCAACTTCTATGAATGATTAG